A single Thermoanaerobacterium sp. RBIITD DNA region contains:
- a CDS encoding methyltransferase domain-containing protein, translated as MKSVINMNKNDIIKKRYNRVAKYYDLMEGLMESSGGKTWRKKLWSLVKGDTILEAGVGTGNNIEMYPDGKKIFAIDFASKMVEIAKEKAKKYGKDVDIRIMDIENLEFPDKTFDAIVTSCVFCSVPDPVKGLLELKRVLKDDGRLYMLEHVRSKKIIIGTLMDLLNPITVAAWGANINRDTVENLRKAGFNIFKEENLALDIMKLFIVGK; from the coding sequence ATGAAATCGGTGATAAATATGAACAAAAACGACATTATAAAAAAACGATATAACAGAGTTGCAAAATATTATGATTTGATGGAAGGCCTAATGGAATCATCCGGCGGGAAAACATGGAGGAAGAAACTCTGGTCATTAGTGAAAGGTGATACAATCCTTGAAGCGGGTGTCGGAACGGGAAATAATATAGAAATGTATCCGGATGGAAAGAAAATTTTTGCTATAGATTTTGCATCGAAAATGGTAGAAATAGCGAAAGAAAAAGCGAAAAAATATGGAAAAGACGTTGATATAAGAATAATGGATATTGAGAATCTTGAATTCCCCGATAAAACTTTTGATGCTATCGTTACGAGCTGCGTATTCTGTTCTGTACCAGACCCAGTAAAAGGACTTTTAGAATTGAAGAGAGTATTAAAAGATGATGGAAGACTATACATGTTAGAACATGTGCGAAGTAAAAAGATAATAATAGGTACACTTATGGATTTACTAAATCCAATAACAGTTGCAGCATGGGGTGCCAACATAAATAGGGATACGGTAGAAAACCTGAGAAAGGCCGGTTTTAATATCTTTAAAGAAGAAAATTTGGCACTTGATATAATGAAGCTTTTTATAGTTGGGAAATAA
- a CDS encoding co-chaperone GroES produces the protein MQKIQPVNGHALIKLNNNDEKKVGGIIIPRTAQEKLNEGIVEGLAANSTDEINVGERVIYKELSGTKIKQDGIEYLLIPVDDIIAKYVDVDEI, from the coding sequence ATGCAAAAAATACAGCCTGTAAACGGTCATGCACTGATTAAGCTAAATAATAATGATGAAAAGAAGGTAGGAGGTATAATTATTCCACGTACAGCACAGGAAAAGCTAAATGAAGGGATTGTAGAGGGCCTTGCAGCAAATTCTACAGATGAGATAAATGTCGGTGAAAGGGTAATATATAAGGAACTCTCTGGAACTAAAATAAAACAAGACGGTATTGAATATTTATTGATTCCTGTTGATGATATAATAGCAAAATATGTTGATGTTGATGAAATTTAA
- a CDS encoding glutaredoxin domain-containing protein, whose product MINFIKDKDEFSSAKKMHDFFIVLFYTNSSQKSLEALDELKKLSDKNPDIHVYAVNASNVSDIHRELGINAVPTVVTFKNGEAHQFIYGLQTEEYYKRLLNDAPIRTSTEKGMISHRVTVYSSPSCPWCSATKAYLRQHNIRFRDVDVTKDQNAAAELVRRSGQRGVPQTDIDGTIVVGFDKPKLNRLLGIAEE is encoded by the coding sequence ATGATTAATTTTATTAAAGACAAAGATGAATTTAGTAGCGCTAAAAAAATGCACGACTTTTTTATAGTTCTATTTTACACAAATAGCTCACAAAAAAGTCTTGAAGCACTCGATGAATTAAAAAAATTAAGCGATAAAAATCCAGATATACATGTATATGCAGTAAATGCTTCAAATGTAAGTGATATACACCGTGAATTAGGTATAAACGCAGTTCCAACCGTTGTAACATTTAAAAACGGTGAAGCACACCAGTTTATATATGGTCTTCAGACGGAAGAATATTATAAAAGACTATTAAATGATGCACCTATAAGGACATCTACTGAAAAAGGTATGATATCTCATAGAGTTACGGTATATTCATCACCGTCATGTCCATGGTGCAGTGCAACAAAAGCGTATTTGAGGCAACATAATATAAGATTTAGAGATGTCGATGTGACAAAAGACCAAAATGCCGCAGCAGAGCTCGTAAGGAGAAGTGGCCAAAGAGGTGTACCGCAGACAGATATAGATGGTACTATTGTCGTTGGTTTTGACAAACCAAAACTTAATAGGCTACTTGGTATTGCAGAAGAATAA
- the pulA gene encoding type I pullulanase, whose product MKEQCESIILIAHKSLSHIMCLIIKKGMKVNMLNNYEHYPVYNGSDLGVSYIKDKSAFRLWAPTADKVYLRLYKKDNIEEYEMQKSTGGTWYIELSGDLKGLQYTYKILRNSNEVESVDPYAKALTANGAKSVIIDLRETNPKDWENDIKPTFNSPTDAIIYEIHVRDFSMHNDSGIINKGKYLAFTEGGTVGPNNVKTGLDHLKELGITHVHILPIQDFASVDEIKGGYNWGYDPYHYFVPEGSYSKDPSDPLSRIKEVKEMVMSLHKAGIRVIMDVVYNHTHTIGDSIFDKIEPGYFYRHNPDGSYSNGSGCGNETASERPMMRKLMIDSLKYWVEEYHIDGFRFDLLALHDIDTVREIEKEIHLIDPSILLYGEPWTGGPSALPVSKQIVKGAQHGLKVSVFNDNIRNGIKGLPDDDSKGFATGQSGLINVIKQGIVGGIKYNDNIGDFTLNPSESINYVSCHDNLTLWDKIEKSNHYDDENTRIAMDKLCNMIVLTSQGIPFIHAGEEMLRTKKGCHNSYNAGDDINAIDWSRKAKYHDVFEYYKGLISLRRKHPAFRMKNAEDIRQNLSFIESPDGTIAFTLDGRPCHDSFNKIIVIYNPLRNDVKINLPEGNWHVVVDDMKAGTTSIDSGNWKIENNTVSVPPICGMVLYSPN is encoded by the coding sequence ATGAAGGAGCAATGTGAAAGCATTATACTCATTGCACATAAAAGTCTTTCACATATTATGTGTCTAATCATAAAGAAAGGAATGAAAGTTAATATGCTTAATAATTATGAACATTACCCCGTTTATAATGGCTCAGATTTGGGAGTATCATATATAAAAGATAAAAGCGCATTTAGACTCTGGGCACCAACAGCAGATAAAGTTTATTTAAGATTGTACAAAAAGGATAATATTGAAGAATATGAAATGCAAAAATCAACAGGTGGAACATGGTATATAGAATTGTCGGGCGATTTAAAAGGCCTCCAATATACCTACAAAATTTTAAGAAATTCAAATGAAGTAGAATCTGTTGATCCATACGCAAAAGCATTAACAGCAAATGGTGCAAAAAGTGTTATTATTGATTTAAGAGAAACAAATCCAAAAGATTGGGAAAATGATATAAAACCGACATTTAATAGTCCTACGGACGCTATTATATATGAAATACATGTAAGAGATTTTTCTATGCACAATGATTCTGGTATTATCAATAAAGGAAAATATTTAGCTTTTACAGAGGGCGGTACAGTTGGTCCCAATAATGTAAAAACCGGATTGGATCATCTGAAGGAGCTTGGTATAACACATGTGCACATTTTACCTATACAAGATTTTGCAAGTGTCGATGAAATAAAAGGCGGTTATAACTGGGGGTATGACCCTTATCATTACTTCGTACCTGAAGGCTCTTATTCAAAAGATCCTTCTGACCCTTTATCAAGAATAAAAGAAGTAAAAGAAATGGTTATGTCGCTTCACAAAGCAGGAATTAGAGTTATCATGGATGTAGTCTATAATCACACACATACAATTGGTGATTCTATATTTGACAAAATCGAGCCAGGGTATTTTTACCGCCACAATCCTGATGGAAGCTACTCAAATGGTTCTGGCTGCGGCAATGAAACAGCATCTGAAAGACCTATGATGAGAAAACTTATGATAGATTCTCTAAAGTACTGGGTAGAAGAATACCATATAGACGGTTTTCGCTTCGACCTATTGGCACTTCATGATATAGATACAGTGAGAGAAATCGAAAAGGAAATCCACTTAATTGATCCATCAATACTTCTTTATGGTGAACCATGGACAGGTGGTCCATCAGCTCTACCGGTATCAAAACAGATAGTAAAGGGAGCACAGCATGGTCTTAAGGTCTCTGTATTTAACGATAATATTAGAAATGGTATAAAAGGGCTCCCAGACGATGATTCAAAAGGTTTTGCAACAGGGCAGAGCGGACTTATAAATGTTATAAAGCAGGGTATTGTCGGCGGAATCAAGTACAATGACAATATAGGAGATTTTACATTGAATCCCTCTGAATCGATAAACTATGTGTCATGTCATGATAATCTCACATTGTGGGATAAAATAGAGAAAAGCAACCATTATGATGACGAAAATACGCGCATTGCTATGGATAAGCTTTGCAACATGATAGTATTGACATCACAAGGAATACCTTTTATACATGCTGGTGAAGAAATGCTACGGACTAAAAAAGGCTGTCACAACAGCTACAATGCAGGTGATGATATTAATGCCATCGACTGGTCAAGAAAGGCAAAATATCATGATGTTTTTGAATACTACAAAGGACTTATATCTTTAAGAAGAAAGCATCCTGCATTTAGGATGAAAAATGCCGAAGATATAAGGCAAAACCTTTCATTTATAGAAAGTCCTGATGGAACTATCGCGTTTACTTTAGATGGTAGACCTTGTCATGATAGCTTTAATAAGATTATAGTTATATATAATCCATTGAGAAATGATGTAAAGATTAATTTACCTGAAGGAAATTGGCATGTCGTCGTAGATGATATGAAGGCTGGTACTACTTCTATAGATAGTGGAAACTGGAAAATTGAAAATAATACTGTTTCGGTACCGCCAATATGCGGTATGGTACTCTACAGCCCTAACTAA
- a CDS encoding spore photoproduct lyase family protein: MKKFSHIYVERDILKHPITVKILNELKNSVVIEIDRYGDVFNRPKQNYIMQKQSLNLILAKKRYDFIYKGSELCVNFGYNNFYHTSNILNCLYSCDYCYLQGMYPSANIVVFVNIEDFFSEVDKLTSDKKIYLSISYETDLLAFEPFIGFGRRWIEYAANNDNLLIEIRTKSANIDIYKDMEVPDNVIFAWSILPQPIIERYEKLTPSLDMRIRSIKKAISRGLNVRLSIEPIMYIDDFENIYVDFINKIFKELSADKIKDANIGVFRMMKEQAKKIERIMESSPVFCYDTEVKEGVFTYKNEEYMKNFVYSEVIKYIEKDKVFIQNYSE, encoded by the coding sequence TTGAAGAAATTCTCACATATTTACGTTGAAAGAGATATCTTAAAACATCCTATTACAGTGAAAATATTAAATGAGCTAAAAAATAGCGTTGTGATAGAAATCGATCGATATGGCGACGTATTCAACAGACCTAAGCAAAACTACATAATGCAGAAACAATCACTAAACCTTATACTTGCCAAAAAGAGATATGATTTTATTTACAAAGGATCTGAATTATGTGTGAATTTCGGCTATAATAATTTCTATCACACATCAAATATATTAAACTGCCTTTATTCATGCGATTACTGCTATCTACAAGGGATGTATCCATCTGCAAACATAGTTGTATTTGTAAATATTGAGGATTTCTTCTCTGAAGTCGACAAGTTGACAAGTGATAAAAAAATTTATTTAAGTATATCATATGAAACAGATTTATTGGCATTTGAGCCATTTATCGGATTTGGCAGAAGGTGGATAGAATATGCTGCAAATAATGACAATTTATTGATAGAAATACGCACAAAAAGCGCAAATATTGATATTTATAAAGATATGGAAGTACCTGATAATGTCATATTTGCATGGTCTATTTTGCCACAGCCAATTATTGAAAGATATGAAAAGCTTACACCATCGCTCGACATGAGAATAAGAAGCATCAAAAAAGCTATATCAAGGGGACTTAATGTTAGACTTTCTATTGAACCTATTATGTATATTGATGATTTTGAAAATATTTACGTTGATTTTATAAATAAAATATTTAAAGAATTATCGGCGGATAAAATAAAAGATGCAAATATAGGCGTATTCAGGATGATGAAGGAACAGGCAAAAAAGATAGAGAGAATAATGGAGTCATCACCGGTATTTTGCTATGATACAGAAGTAAAAGAAGGTGTATTTACGTATAAAAATGAAGAATATATGAAAAATTTTGTATATAGTGAAGTAATTAAATACATAGAAAAAGATAAAGTATTCATACAAAATTACTCGGAATAG
- a CDS encoding nucleoside phosphorylase has protein sequence MVYIAVSLYVEAKPIIEYYDLKRDIDDRYYQIFKNDGIILIITGVGKIACATATSHMLSKYLPDDNDIIINIGICGAKNDVEIGTAYLINKIKDHGTGKDYYTDILVEHKLNESSIETFDRPVENMNNLSEALCDMESSGFYLSSAKYIEQHRIFLIKIVSDRIGVDTVDKNLALNIVANNINNIDMFIKTVQKSFKRESGIFQRDELDLFNKISDNLKLTKSQKEILYKECLHYKVRTGKDILFLNNKVVNTVNNKNERAKYFEEILTYLR, from the coding sequence TTGGTATACATCGCTGTATCCCTATATGTTGAAGCAAAACCTATTATCGAATATTATGATTTAAAGAGAGATATAGACGATAGATATTATCAGATTTTTAAAAATGATGGGATAATCCTGATAATAACCGGTGTCGGCAAAATTGCCTGTGCGACTGCCACATCACATATGCTTTCAAAATATCTTCCTGATGATAATGACATTATAATAAATATCGGTATATGTGGTGCAAAAAATGATGTGGAAATTGGAACGGCATATCTAATTAATAAGATAAAAGACCATGGCACAGGTAAGGATTATTATACAGATATATTGGTAGAACATAAATTAAATGAGAGTTCAATCGAAACCTTTGATAGACCTGTTGAAAATATGAACAATTTATCAGAAGCTCTATGCGACATGGAGTCAAGTGGCTTTTATCTATCGTCGGCAAAATATATAGAGCAACACAGGATATTTTTAATCAAAATAGTTTCTGACAGGATAGGTGTTGATACTGTCGATAAAAATCTTGCCTTAAATATAGTTGCGAACAATATCAACAATATTGATATGTTTATAAAAACAGTTCAAAAATCATTTAAAAGAGAATCGGGGATATTTCAGAGAGATGAACTCGATTTATTTAATAAAATATCGGATAATCTTAAGCTTACCAAAAGTCAAAAGGAAATATTATATAAAGAATGTCTTCATTATAAAGTGAGGACAGGAAAAGATATTTTATTTTTGAACAATAAGGTTGTTAATACTGTTAATAATAAAAATGAAAGGGCGAAATACTTTGAAGAAATTCTCACATATTTACGTTGA